In Rhizobium jaguaris, a single window of DNA contains:
- the ada gene encoding bifunctional DNA-binding transcriptional regulator/O6-methylguanine-DNA methyltransferase Ada: MTVMPRNRTTFTQTAVADDPRWARIVTRDRSADGHLWYSVATTGVYCRPSCPSRTANPRNVQLHDSLEAAKATGFRACKRCNPDGPSTDDENAAIVARVCRLIEESEEEPSLNELADAAGRSASYFHRLFKSATGLTPKDYASAHRAAKVREGLANGNSVTEAIYDAGFNSSGRFYEKSTDMLGMTPTQYRLGGANEDIRFAVGQSSLGAILVASSKRGVAAILLGSDPDALVRNLQDRFPNANLIGADGDYEALVARVVGLVEAPGLGIDLPLDVRGTAFQRRVWQALQQIPAGQTVSYAKVALRIGSPKAVRAVAAACAANNLAVAIPCHRVVRNDGSLSGCAWGVERKRVLLDREAAEGR; the protein is encoded by the coding sequence ATGACCGTGATGCCCAGAAACCGGACGACTTTTACACAAACAGCGGTGGCCGATGATCCGCGTTGGGCACGCATTGTCACCCGTGACCGGTCTGCCGATGGTCATCTCTGGTACTCGGTGGCGACGACCGGCGTCTATTGCCGGCCGTCCTGTCCGTCGCGAACCGCAAACCCCAGGAACGTGCAACTGCATGACTCGCTGGAAGCTGCCAAAGCGACCGGTTTTCGCGCCTGCAAGCGATGCAATCCGGATGGCCCTTCCACGGATGATGAGAACGCCGCGATCGTCGCGCGCGTTTGCCGCTTGATCGAAGAGAGCGAGGAAGAACCGTCTCTGAACGAGCTCGCGGACGCTGCCGGACGCAGCGCCAGCTATTTTCACCGGCTGTTCAAATCGGCAACCGGCCTGACGCCCAAGGACTACGCCTCGGCACATCGTGCCGCCAAGGTGCGCGAAGGCCTTGCAAACGGCAACAGCGTGACCGAAGCGATCTACGATGCCGGGTTTAATTCGAGCGGGCGTTTCTACGAAAAATCCACCGATATGCTCGGAATGACGCCGACCCAATATCGATTGGGAGGTGCCAACGAGGATATACGTTTTGCGGTCGGTCAATCGTCCCTGGGCGCGATCCTGGTGGCGTCGAGCAAAAGAGGCGTGGCGGCCATTCTCCTCGGCAGCGATCCCGATGCGCTGGTGCGCAATCTTCAGGATCGTTTTCCCAACGCCAATCTGATCGGCGCCGATGGCGATTACGAAGCCCTTGTGGCGCGCGTTGTCGGTCTCGTGGAAGCGCCCGGTCTCGGGATCGACTTGCCGCTTGATGTTCGCGGAACGGCCTTTCAGCGGCGCGTTTGGCAGGCCTTGCAGCAAATACCGGCTGGCCAGACTGTTTCCTACGCGAAGGTTGCCCTCCGGATCGGCTCGCCCAAGGCGGTGCGCGCCGTTGCCGCAGCATGCGCGGCCAATAATCTGGCCGTCGCGATCCCGTGCCATCGGGTGGTGCGGAACGACGGTTCGCTTTCCGGCTGCGCCTGGGGCGTGGAGCGAAAACGTGTTCTGCTTGATCGTGAAGCGGCCGAAGGCCGCTGA
- a CDS encoding ester cyclase — MSKEEDNKAIVARWFTEFWGETCNLSVVDDIAAPDMLLKYSLHEPRRGRDDIKAFMTDFRTAFPDLNFWGTADLIAEGDYVVGQWEGGGTHNGPAFADFLVGSLPAATGRKMRFTGTTILRIENGKIAEEIGLDDGVTALAQLGLIKAA, encoded by the coding sequence ATGAGCAAAGAAGAAGACAACAAGGCCATCGTTGCGCGTTGGTTCACCGAATTCTGGGGTGAGACCTGCAACCTGTCTGTCGTCGACGACATCGCCGCGCCGGACATGTTGCTGAAATACTCGCTGCATGAGCCGCGTCGTGGCCGTGACGATATCAAGGCCTTTATGACTGATTTTCGCACGGCATTCCCGGATCTCAATTTCTGGGGCACAGCCGATCTCATTGCCGAAGGCGACTATGTCGTCGGCCAGTGGGAAGGCGGCGGCACCCACAACGGTCCGGCGTTTGCCGACTTTCTGGTCGGTTCGCTGCCGGCTGCAACCGGACGCAAGATGCGCTTCACCGGCACCACGATCCTGCGCATCGAGAACGGCAAGATCGCCGAGGAAATCGGCCTCGATGACGGTGTGACGGCGCTCGCGCAGCTTGGCCTCATCAAGGCCGCCTGA
- a CDS encoding 2OG-Fe(II) oxygenase, with the protein MNAHSKLDPSASAAEARVAAYDWQKLSEELSGYGCAVMERLLSPEECRAIADLYPQEEHFRSHIHMARHGFGKGEYRYFKYPLPDLLGGLRTALYPRLAEVANDWNGRMGIDQRYPANHAALLKQCHDAGQTRPTPLLLQYVPGDFNCLHQDLYGDLAFPLQVAILLSEPGRDFTGGEFVLTEQRPRMQSRVEVVPLRQGDAVAFAVHNRPVQGSKGSYRVNLRHGVSRLRSGMRHTVGIIFHDAK; encoded by the coding sequence ATGAATGCCCATTCCAAACTTGATCCATCGGCCTCCGCCGCGGAGGCGCGGGTCGCTGCCTATGATTGGCAGAAGCTGTCGGAAGAACTGAGCGGGTACGGCTGCGCGGTTATGGAGAGGTTGCTGTCGCCTGAGGAATGCCGGGCGATTGCCGATCTTTATCCGCAGGAGGAGCATTTCCGCAGCCATATTCACATGGCGCGCCATGGCTTCGGCAAGGGCGAATACCGCTATTTCAAATATCCGTTGCCCGACCTGCTTGGCGGTCTGCGCACGGCACTTTATCCGCGGTTGGCCGAGGTTGCCAACGACTGGAACGGCCGCATGGGTATCGATCAGCGTTACCCCGCAAACCATGCTGCGTTACTCAAGCAATGCCATGATGCGGGCCAGACGCGGCCGACGCCATTGCTGTTGCAATACGTCCCGGGCGACTTTAACTGCCTGCACCAGGACCTCTATGGCGACCTCGCATTTCCGCTGCAGGTGGCGATCCTGCTTTCCGAACCGGGGAGGGATTTCACGGGCGGCGAGTTCGTCCTGACGGAACAGCGCCCGCGGATGCAAAGCCGCGTCGAGGTGGTGCCGTTGCGCCAGGGCGACGCGGTCGCCTTTGCGGTCCACAATCGTCCGGTTCAGGGCTCCAAGGGGAGCTACCGCGTCAACCTCCGGCACGGCGTCAGCCGTCTTCGATCAGGCATGCGCCATACGGTCGGGATCATCTTTCACGATGCGAAATAA
- a CDS encoding methylated-DNA--[protein]-cysteine S-methyltransferase has translation MNLINTDTSSRRELLTTRTDIQNAIAYSIGDSTLGKILVARSAVGVCAILIGSDDDALTNDLAVCFPTNKLISDEPRLCDDIDKVAQFIERPEAGLDLPLDMRRGTPFQRRVWDALRAIPCGAMVTYAALARRIGEPKAARAVASACAANAIALGIPCHRVVRSNGTLSGYRWGIERKRALIEKEARA, from the coding sequence ATGAACCTCATCAACACCGATACCTCATCGCGGCGCGAGCTGCTGACGACGAGGACAGACATCCAAAACGCTATCGCCTATTCGATCGGCGATAGCACCTTAGGCAAAATTCTCGTCGCACGCAGCGCCGTCGGGGTCTGTGCTATCCTGATCGGATCGGACGACGATGCGCTAACGAATGATCTCGCCGTCTGCTTTCCGACGAATAAACTGATCTCGGACGAACCGCGCCTCTGCGACGACATCGACAAGGTTGCCCAGTTCATCGAAAGACCGGAAGCCGGGTTGGATCTGCCGCTCGATATGCGGCGTGGCACGCCGTTCCAGCGCCGGGTGTGGGATGCTCTTCGCGCAATTCCATGCGGCGCCATGGTAACCTACGCCGCGCTTGCCCGACGCATCGGCGAGCCGAAGGCAGCCCGCGCGGTTGCCAGCGCCTGTGCGGCAAACGCAATCGCTTTGGGCATACCCTGCCACCGGGTCGTCCGCAGCAATGGCACGTTGTCGGGCTATCGCTGGGGCATCGAGCGAAAGCGTGCTCTCATCGAGAAGGAGGCTAGAGCATGA
- a CDS encoding zinc-binding dehydrogenase: MKAIRFKEYGGPDVLEIIHQTDPEPTEGTIVIAVRAFGLNRAETYMRSGKWGEVAKISGIECVGEILHDPSGRFEIGTKVAALMGGMGRSINGSYAEQTRVPAANVVPIKSRLSWADLAAIPESYATAWTCLHRNLTIADGQTLLIRGATSALGQAAINIAAAAGAIVIATTRRPERLSGLRDLGAHQAVLDEPSLSETIRRHYSSGLDAVLDIVGTSTLLDSLKMVRRGGHLCMAGFLGGGSGIDAFDPLSHMPSGVQLSFFASFMFGTPDFELDDVPLQAIVEQVEAGIYNAKPARTFDFHDIREAHRLMEGDGAMGKLVVVV, encoded by the coding sequence ATGAAAGCCATAAGGTTCAAGGAATATGGGGGACCGGATGTCCTCGAAATAATCCATCAAACGGATCCCGAGCCGACAGAGGGAACCATCGTCATCGCCGTGCGTGCATTTGGTCTCAATCGCGCCGAGACGTATATGCGCAGCGGCAAGTGGGGTGAGGTCGCGAAGATCAGCGGCATCGAATGCGTTGGAGAAATCCTGCATGATCCGAGTGGCCGATTTGAAATCGGGACCAAGGTTGCCGCGCTGATGGGTGGTATGGGACGCAGCATCAATGGCAGCTATGCCGAGCAGACACGTGTTCCCGCAGCTAATGTCGTACCGATCAAATCGAGACTGTCGTGGGCGGACCTCGCCGCCATTCCTGAATCCTATGCGACAGCGTGGACATGTCTGCATCGCAATCTCACGATCGCCGATGGACAGACACTTCTAATCAGAGGTGCAACCTCCGCACTCGGCCAGGCTGCGATCAACATTGCCGCCGCTGCAGGCGCCATTGTTATTGCGACGACGCGCCGGCCGGAACGGCTGTCGGGCCTTCGCGATCTTGGCGCACACCAAGCTGTCTTGGACGAGCCGTCGCTCAGCGAGACCATACGCCGGCATTATTCATCGGGCCTCGACGCTGTCCTCGATATCGTCGGCACGTCAACCCTGCTGGATTCACTGAAGATGGTGCGACGGGGCGGCCATCTCTGCATGGCAGGTTTTCTTGGCGGCGGCAGCGGTATCGACGCGTTCGATCCGCTGTCGCATATGCCGAGCGGCGTTCAGCTCAGTTTTTTTGCCAGCTTCATGTTCGGTACGCCAGACTTCGAACTTGATGACGTTCCCTTGCAAGCCATCGTCGAACAGGTGGAGGCCGGCATCTACAATGCCAAGCCGGCTCGGACTTTTGACTTTCATGACATTCGCGAAGCGCATCGTCTTATGGAGGGTGACGGTGCCATGGGAAAGCTTGTCGTTGTTGTCTGA